CGTTCCGCCATCACTTCCTTCAGTTTGGCTGCACCGGGGGTGTTCGTGGCGGAAAGCGATACGCAGTTGACACGTACGCTGTTGCGGCCCAATTCTTTGGCAAGGGCCTTGCTGAATGCGATAACGCCTGCTTTGGCCGCCGAATAGACGCAGTTGTTTGTTTCTCCGATCTTACCCGCATCTGAAACCACGAACACCATGCTTCCCCGATTCTGTGTTACCATCTGTCGGACCACGGCCGCAGCGGAGTTCAAGACTCCGTATAGATTCAAATGGACGGAAGAATCCCAATCCGCTTGAGTTGCTTCGATGAATGGTTTGCGTTCTCCATGTCCGGGGACGTGAATCAGGATGTCGATGGATTTGAAGGCGCTCAACGCTTTTTGGACCGCCTCGGCCACCTGATTTCGGTCCGTAACATCGAGGCCGAACCAGAGGCTGTCAACGCCGAGGTCCCGGACCATGCCGGCCGTCTTTTCGGCTTCGGCAGGGTCCATGTCGCACGCCACGATATGAGCACCCTCCGCAGCCAGCGTCAGGGCCGTCTCCCGCCCGATGCCTTCACCTCCGCCCGTGATGAACGCTACCTTGCTCCGTACGCCCAGGTCCATGAAGTATTCCTTCTTATTGTCCGTTCAGAGGATATCGGAGGGAACTTTTCTTAAACGAGGCCTCCCTCGGGCTCCGTCCGAAGATTCAATGTCTAGTCGCCTTGCGCCGGGGTTGTCCGTCCTCTTGGGTATCGTATCTCGATTTGCATCAGCGGACCACGGTCTGCGAGAATTCCGACTCTCCCTGCATACTTACCTAAGTGGACCGGCTTTCCGTACGCCGACGGAAGCCGATTACGTTTCAAGTCGAGACGCTCGCATCATACAAAGGCGGACATTCCCAGTATATGGCGCCCGAGAATGAGCTTTTGGATTTCTGTGGTTCCCTCCGCCATGGTGAGATGACGCACGTCCCGGTAGTATCGTTCCATGGGGAACTCTTCGGTGTATCCATATCCTCCGTGGATCTGGATTCCCTTGTAGGTTACATCGAGCATGGCTTCCGTTGCGTAGAGCTTCGCGAACGAGGCTTCGCGCACGCATTCCACTCCTCGATCCAACAGGTCCGCCGCCCTGTAACCCAACAGCCGTGCTATATCCACTTTGAGGGCCATGTCGACGATCATTTCCTGCACCAGCTGAAACTTGCCGATGGGCCTGCCGAACTGGACCCGTTCTTTGGCGTAGTCGATGGAAGCATCGAGGGCGGCCTGGCCGATTCCGGTGACGGCAAAGGTGACGGTCACCCGGCCTATGTTGAGTCCGCTCAAAGCGATCTTCATGCCCCTTCCTTCATCGCCCAGACGGTTCGCCGCAGGGACTCGGCAGTCCTCGAAGGACAGTTCCGAGAGCACGGATGCGTGCATACCCATCTTTCGGATATCCCGTGCGCCGAAAGGGGACTCCTCTTTGTCCACAATGAAGGCGGTGATGCCTTCCCCTTTTTTGGAACGGTCCACCGTGGCGTACACGATGGCCACATCCGCCATACTTCCGCCCGTAATGAGCGTTTTCGTGCCGTTGAGGACATAGTAATCGCCATCACGTTCGGCCTTGGTTTCAATGGAACTCACGTCGGATCCCACGTTGGGTTCCGTGAGGGCGAAACACCCCAGCGTATCCACGGAAAGCAAGCCCGATACAAACCTATCCTTCTGGCCGGCGGTTCCATGCTTGGCAATGGAGTAGGTCACCATTCCGGTTGTGGTGGTGATGGTGCGGAGGGAACCCCAAACCCGGGCCAGTTCCTCGACCAGAATGTAGTAGCTGATGAAATCGAGCCCAAGTCCGCCCATTTGCTCCGGGATAAGGGCTTGCGTGTAGCCGAACGGTTCCAACTTCTTCACTATGTCTTTGGTGAGAGGCTTGCGCTCCCGCTCGTAATCGTCCACGAGGGGTGCTATTTCTTTTTCCAGGAATTTCCGCACCGTATCTTTGAGTATTCTCTGTTCCTCTGTGAAGCTGAAGTCCATACGATTTCTCCCCTTCTGAACGCGGCCCTTGGGACACGAGGATGCATCAACAAATACGCGCTTGCTTCAGAGACCGTATTTCCTCTGGACTGAAACCGGCTTCCGTCAATATGGGGCCGGTGTCCCTTCCAAGAACGGGTTCGCCGGGTGCCGAGGTCCGGGAGCCGGCGGACAGGGCCACGGGGAAACGCGGCAGGTCACGCGTCACCACCCGTCCCCCCGGATCCATTGGAATCAGATTACGATGGCTTAACTGGGGATCGCGCATCCAGGTGTCGAAGGTCGCTACCGGAGCCACGGGCACGTCCGCTTTGGATAGCGCAGCCAGCCAATACTCGAGATCGTGTCTTTTGATGACCGCTTGAATCCTGGAGACGATCCTGCTCCTGTTCTCGTTGCGTGCAACCCAAGACCGGAGGGACGCATCCGACGCCAGATCCTCGAGTCCCAGGGCCCGGCACAAGTTGTCCCAGAAGTGGTCTTCGACAACGCCCAGAGTCAGGTATTGGCCGTCTTTGGTTTCGAACACCCCGTAAGGGCCTCTTCCCATGAACTTTTCTTTGCAAGGCCGGCCACGATCCAGGAATTCCAGAAAACGAGGCATCATCCACATGGCCAGGCTTTCCGTCATGCTGACGTCCAGGTAAAGGGGGGTGGGCGAATGCC
This is a stretch of genomic DNA from Deltaproteobacteria bacterium. It encodes these proteins:
- a CDS encoding SDR family oxidoreductase, with translation MDLGVRSKVAFITGGGEGIGRETALTLAAEGAHIVACDMDPAEAEKTAGMVRDLGVDSLWFGLDVTDRNQVAEAVQKALSAFKSIDILIHVPGHGERKPFIEATQADWDSSVHLNLYGVLNSAAAVVRQMVTQNRGSMVFVVSDAGKIGETNNCVYSAAKAGVIAFSKALAKELGRNSVRVNCVSLSATNTPGAAKLKEVMAERFGKTVDELEKAILKNYPLRRFGRTQDAANAICFLASERASWITGQALSVNGGYCMV
- a CDS encoding CoA transferase, which translates into the protein MDRPALHGIQVLDCTNLLPGPYCTMILADLGAKVIKVERTPAGDPLRSILPLGFDYLNNHKKLITLDLKQPEGVDVFLRLSRHADVVVEGFRPGVASRLGIDFETVKKANPSVIYCSISGYGQTGPYALLPGHDINYQGVAGLLSISGDPEQGPQNPYGFQVADLSGAMYAATAILAALLRARHSPTPLYLDVSMTESLAMWMMPRFLEFLDRGRPCKEKFMGRGPYGVFETKDGQYLTLGVVEDHFWDNLCRALGLEDLASDASLRSWVARNENRSRIVSRIQAVIKRHDLEYWLAALSKADVPVAPVATFDTWMRDPQLSHRNLIPMDPGGRVVTRDLPRFPVALSAGSRTSAPGEPVLGRDTGPILTEAGFSPEEIRSLKQARIC
- a CDS encoding acyl-CoA dehydrogenase family protein, whose protein sequence is MDFSFTEEQRILKDTVRKFLEKEIAPLVDDYERERKPLTKDIVKKLEPFGYTQALIPEQMGGLGLDFISYYILVEELARVWGSLRTITTTTGMVTYSIAKHGTAGQKDRFVSGLLSVDTLGCFALTEPNVGSDVSSIETKAERDGDYYVLNGTKTLITGGSMADVAIVYATVDRSKKGEGITAFIVDKEESPFGARDIRKMGMHASVLSELSFEDCRVPAANRLGDEGRGMKIALSGLNIGRVTVTFAVTGIGQAALDASIDYAKERVQFGRPIGKFQLVQEMIVDMALKVDIARLLGYRAADLLDRGVECVREASFAKLYATEAMLDVTYKGIQIHGGYGYTEEFPMERYYRDVRHLTMAEGTTEIQKLILGRHILGMSAFV